In Nicotiana tabacum cultivar K326 chromosome 2, ASM71507v2, whole genome shotgun sequence, the following proteins share a genomic window:
- the LOC107786116 gene encoding LOW QUALITY PROTEIN: xyloglucan endotransglucosylase protein 1 (The sequence of the model RefSeq protein was modified relative to this genomic sequence to represent the inferred CDS: deleted 2 bases in 2 codons), translating to MSPRFSFKMLILPIVMASLWAVASAGNFYNLADITWGEGRGKITGGGRGLSLSLDKFSGSGFQSKNEYLFGRFDMQLKLVPGNSAGTVTTFFLSSQGAGHDEIDFEFLGNVSGQPYTVHTNVYSQGKGNKEQQFHLWFDPTAAFHTYSIIWNAQKIIFLVDNSPIRVYNNHESAGIPFPKEQPMKVYCSLWNADEWATQGGRVKTDWTHAPFTATYRNFNIDGCAVTSGASSCKSTDSANNARPWQNQELDAKGRNRLRWVQSRHMVYNYCADSKRFPQGFSHECKRSRFL from the exons ATGTCGCCTCGTTTCTCTTTCAAAATGTTAATCCTTCCTATAGTCATGGCAAGTCTATGGGCAGTCGCCTCAGCTGGTAATTTTTATAATCTTGCAGATATCACTTGGGGCGAAGGACGTGGTAAAATAACAGGAGGAGGCAGAGGCCTTTCTCTGTCCCTTGATAAATTTTCTGGTTCGGGTTTTCAATCGAAGAATGAGTATCTCTTTGGAAGATTTGACATGCAACTCAAACTTGTCCCTGGAAATTCTGCTGGCACTGTCACCACCTTCTTC TTATCTTCACAAGGAGCTGGACATGATGAGATTGATTTCGAGTTCTTAGGCAATGTTTCTGGCCAACCTTACACAGTTCATACCAATGTTTACTCGCAAGGCAAAGGCAACAAAGAACAACAATTCCATTTGTGGTTCGACCCAACTGCTGCATTTCACACTTACTCCATTATCTGGAATGCTCAGAAGATCAT TTTCTTGGTAGATAATAGTCCAATCAGAGTATACAACAACCACGAAAGCGCTGGCATTCCATTCCCAAAAGAG CAACCAATGAAAGTGTACTGCAGCTTATGGAATGCAGATGAGTGGGCTACACAAGGAGGTAGAGTCAAGACTGATTGGACACATGCTCCTTTCACAGCT ACTTACAGAAATTTCAATATTGATGGCTGCGCAGTCACATCCGGCGCCTCTTCGTGTAAGTCCACTGATTCAGCAAACAATGCTAGGCCATGGCAAAATCAAGAACTTGATGCTAAGGGCAGGAATAGGCTACGATGGGTGCAGAGCAGACACATGGTTTACAACTATTGTGCTGATTCTAAGAGGTTTCCTCAAGGCTTTTCTCATGAGTGCAAGCGTTCGAGGTTCCTCTAA
- the LOC107786118 gene encoding phosphatidylglycerophosphate phosphatase 1, chloroplastic/mitochondrial isoform X2: MLSTSITPLHTCFYPIPKHFYSPSRSLNLHKKTLPRSSLCSTHFTNKCCFTLSSTHSCSQEQDKHKRDNNNNSTDLDRQNGINWEEFYTSIQEERTQYRENKEDPKFELPNPSGIYTNMWWTDLKAAVGQRINVEGIVSSLGVFSKDKHLAIPHVIVPDIRYIDWTELKKRGFQGVVFDKDNTITVPYSLSLWSPLASSIDQCKSLFGNNIAVYSNSAGLDEYDPDGRKARILERAIGIKVIMHRVKKPAGTAEEIEKQFGCESSRLIMVGDRPFTDIVYGNRNGFLTILTEPLSRAEEPLIVQQASWHGLLLPSRSSDFLASQS; the protein is encoded by the exons ATGCTGTCTACCTCAATTACTCCTTTGCATACTTGCTTCTACCCAATTCCTAAGCATTTTTACTCCCCCAGTCGTTCCCTTAATCTCCACAAGAAAACTCTTCCTCGTTCCTCACTTTGCTCCACCCATTTCACAAACAAGTGTTGTTTCACTCTCAGTTCTACACATAGTTGCAGTCAGGAACAAGATAAACACAAaagggacaacaacaacaacagtacaGACCTAGATCGACAGAACGGTATAAATTGGGAAGAATTTTATACTTCTATTCAAGAAGAGAGAACCCAGTACAGAGAGAACAAGGAGGACCCGAAATTTGAGCTTCCCAACCCTTCAGGCATTTACACAAACATGTGGTGGACAGACTTGAAAGCTGCAGTAGGCCAGAGGATTAACGTGGAGGGCATTGTGTCTTCTTTAGGGGTTTTCTCTAAGGACAAGCATTTGGCGATCCCACATGTTATTGTGCCGGATATTAGGTATATCGATTGGACTGAGCTAAAGAAACGAGGGTTTCAAGGTGTGGTCTTTGACAAGGATAATACAATTACAGTTCCTTACTCCTTGAGCTTGTGGTCTCCTCTTGCCTCTTCTATAGATCAGTGCAAATCTCTCTTTGGTAACAATATTGCAGTTTATAGCAACTCTGCAG GACTAGATGAATATGACCCTGATGGTAGAAAAGCCAGAATTCTTGAACGTGCAATTGGAATTAAAGTCATTATGCACA GGGTGAAGAAGCCGGCTGGAACAGCTGAAGAAATTGAAAAACAATTTGGTTGTGAATCGTCGAGGCTTATTATG GTGGGTGATAGGCCGTTTACAGACATAGTTTATGGTAATAGAAATGGTTTTCTTACTATTTTGACAGAGCCATTAAGTCGTGCAGAGGAACCATTAATTGTACAGCAG GCTTCCTGGCATGGGCTCCTCTTACCCAGTCGGTCATCAGACTTTCTGGCTTCTCAGAGCTGA
- the LOC107786118 gene encoding phosphatidylglycerophosphate phosphatase 1, chloroplastic/mitochondrial isoform X1: MLSTSITPLHTCFYPIPKHFYSPSRSLNLHKKTLPRSSLCSTHFTNKCCFTLSSTHSCSQEQDKHKRDNNNNSTDLDRQNGINWEEFYTSIQEERTQYRENKEDPKFELPNPSGIYTNMWWTDLKAAVGQRINVEGIVSSLGVFSKDKHLAIPHVIVPDIRYIDWTELKKRGFQGVVFDKDNTITVPYSLSLWSPLASSIDQCKSLFGNNIAVYSNSAGLDEYDPDGRKARILERAIGIKVIMHRVKKPAGTAEEIEKQFGCESSRLIMVGDRPFTDIVYGNRNGFLTILTEPLSRAEEPLIVQQVRVLEVALVNRWSSQGMKPVNHTLLPDCQQCVKDEPL; this comes from the exons ATGCTGTCTACCTCAATTACTCCTTTGCATACTTGCTTCTACCCAATTCCTAAGCATTTTTACTCCCCCAGTCGTTCCCTTAATCTCCACAAGAAAACTCTTCCTCGTTCCTCACTTTGCTCCACCCATTTCACAAACAAGTGTTGTTTCACTCTCAGTTCTACACATAGTTGCAGTCAGGAACAAGATAAACACAAaagggacaacaacaacaacagtacaGACCTAGATCGACAGAACGGTATAAATTGGGAAGAATTTTATACTTCTATTCAAGAAGAGAGAACCCAGTACAGAGAGAACAAGGAGGACCCGAAATTTGAGCTTCCCAACCCTTCAGGCATTTACACAAACATGTGGTGGACAGACTTGAAAGCTGCAGTAGGCCAGAGGATTAACGTGGAGGGCATTGTGTCTTCTTTAGGGGTTTTCTCTAAGGACAAGCATTTGGCGATCCCACATGTTATTGTGCCGGATATTAGGTATATCGATTGGACTGAGCTAAAGAAACGAGGGTTTCAAGGTGTGGTCTTTGACAAGGATAATACAATTACAGTTCCTTACTCCTTGAGCTTGTGGTCTCCTCTTGCCTCTTCTATAGATCAGTGCAAATCTCTCTTTGGTAACAATATTGCAGTTTATAGCAACTCTGCAG GACTAGATGAATATGACCCTGATGGTAGAAAAGCCAGAATTCTTGAACGTGCAATTGGAATTAAAGTCATTATGCACA GGGTGAAGAAGCCGGCTGGAACAGCTGAAGAAATTGAAAAACAATTTGGTTGTGAATCGTCGAGGCTTATTATG GTGGGTGATAGGCCGTTTACAGACATAGTTTATGGTAATAGAAATGGTTTTCTTACTATTTTGACAGAGCCATTAAGTCGTGCAGAGGAACCATTAATTGTACAGCAG GTCAGGGTACTTGAGGTGGCTCTTGTGAACCGATGGAGTAGCCAGGGGATGAAGCCAGTCAATCATACGCTTCTTCCTGATTGCCAGCAGTGTGTAAAAGATGAACCACTTTAG
- the LOC107786117 gene encoding taxadiene 5-alpha hydroxylase-like, with protein sequence MALSLLSLINFPLSFSLSIFFIIVFSILLKHYKGYKHITKKKLPPGEMGLPWIGETIEFYKAQKKNKLFEEFVQPRIEKYGKTFKTRLMGSPTVVVCGAEANMFFLSNEFKLVISSWPTSSVELMGKNCIMEKQGDAHRCLRGIISSSLASFSLDAMVPKICNTIQSHLDKNCNGQDQIIKLYHLTKSLTFKIVFECFLGIVVKPGLLETFERVLEGAFSPPFKFPGSKFSRAKNARLKIEKILVEVIREKRREIELGEEKEGKLDEALLSRLVKALIRGEVSEEEVVDNVVLLVFAAHDTTSFAIAMTFRMLAHHPTCYSLLLQEHANIMSNKGSDEILSLEDTKRMKYTWQVARESMRLFPPIFGSFRKAIADIEFEGFTIPKGWKVLWTTYGTHYSPDYFKEPQNFDPSRFEEPVQPYAFVPFGGGPRLCAGYQLAKLNILIFVHYVVTRYDWSLINPDEPIVMDPLPFPSKGMPIKISPKF encoded by the exons ATGGCTCTTTCTTTGTTAAGCCTAATCAACTTTCCTCTTTCTTTCTCCTTATCAATCTTTTTCATAATTGTCTTTTCCATTCTATTGAAACATTACAAAGGCTACAAACACATTACCAAAAAGAAACTTCCACCTGGAGAAATGGGACTTCCATGGATTGGTGAAACCATAGAATTTTACAAAGCCCAAAAAAAGAACAAATTATTTGAAGAATTCGTTCAGCCCCGGATCGAAAAATATGGAAAGACATTCAAAACAAGACTAATGGGATCACCAACAGTAGTTGTATGtggagcagaagctaatatgttCTTTTTGTCTAATGAATTCAAATTGGTAATAAGTTCATGGCCTACTTCTTCAGTTGAGCTAATGGGCAAGAATTGCATTATGGAGAAACAAGGAGACGCGCATCGATGCCTTCGTGGGATTATATCTTCAAGTCTTGCCTCTTTTAGCCTAGATGCTATGGTTCCTAAAATTTGTAACACAATTCAATCTCACTTAGACAAAAATTGCAATGGCCAAGACCAGATCATAAAACTGTATCATCTGACCAAATCTTTGACGTTCAAAATTGTGTTCGAGTGTTTTTTGGGGATAGTAGTCAAACCAGGATTACTTGAAACGTTTGAGAGAGTCTTGGAAGGTGCTTTTTCACCCCCATTTAAGTTTCCAGGATCTAAGTTTTCAAGGGCAAAAAATGCAAGATTGAAAATAGAGAAAATTCTTGTTGAGGTTATAAGGGAGAAGAGAAGAGAGATAGAATTAGGAGAGGAGAAAGAAGGGAAGTTAGACGAGGCATTACTTTCTCGGTTAGTGAAAGCGTTGATTCGCGGTGAGGTAAGTGAAGAAGAGGTCGTTGATAATGTTGTTTTGCTAGTGTTTGCTGCACATGATACAACTTCTTTTGCCATTGCTATGACATTTAGGATGTTGGCTCATCATCCCACCTGCTATTCTCTTCTCCTTCAAG AACATGCTAATATAATGAGTAACAAAGGATCGGATGAGATATTATCGTTGGAAGATACAAAAAGGATGAAATATACCTGGCAAGTTGCGCGGGAAAGCATGAGGCTGTTTCCTCCTATCTTTGGTTCTTTCAGAAAAGCAATTGCTGACATTGAATTTGAAGGATTCACTATTCCAAAAGGTTGGAAG GTATTGTGGACAACATATGGTACACATTATAGTCCAGACTATTTTAAAGAGCCCCAAAATTTTGACCCAAGTAGATTTGAGGAGCCTGTTCAACCATATGCATTTGTACCATTTGGAGGAGGGCCAAGGCTGTGTGCAGGGTACCAATTGGCAAAACTAAACATTCTTATATTTGTTCATTACGTTGTGACACGATATGATTGGTCCTTAATAAATCCTGACGAACCAATTGTCATGGATCCCCTTCCCTTCCCTTCCAAAGGAATGCCCATTAAAATTTCTCCCAAGTTTTAA